The following proteins are encoded in a genomic region of Deltaproteobacteria bacterium:
- a CDS encoding PBP1A family penicillin-binding protein, which produces MSSSLPRLSFFQRLDRLAKILFGLTLLSTIGILAIGLYFYLYFSRDLPKLTSITEYKPPLVSEVYAEDGQMIGVFWDECRTLLPYKEIPELVINAFVASEDSRFWDHRGVDIRSIVRAFYENLKAGHVVQGGSTITQQVARSLLLTREKKLGRKIKEAILATQIEQHLSKEQILFLYLNQIYLGNRAYGIEAAARNYFHKNARELTLAEISIIAGLPSAPSSFNPIISPKQAKERQQHVLNQMVDNGYVKKKEAEAALKEPLKIYRAGIDKEFNNQYAPYFTENVRRALMEKYGSDLIYQGGLKIYTTADLKANKAAEKALKDGLRSVDRRQGFRGPIETVAPAQIGETADQIHADIVSQEVPYVMISGDGGFVETEEMRHPTLKTDKPYKAVVTDTDPKFLKTLIGHKKGIILNEDKQWAWRPLKKGDLLWVQKKNANPDDSYFVLSQEPKVEGAIFSYEPVTGKIRAIIGGYDFARSEFNRATQAYRQPGSAFKPIIYSAALDKGYSPRTPVVDGPVTFQVSSTEFYSPKNYGNKHNGLMTVRTALAHSVNIIAVKIFYDIGVDYTIAYARKLGITTPIHRYLSSALGASDITLQDLTTAYGTFANHGIRPKLFMITKVVDQNGKVLEQYQPPKQPEAIVMAQEGSEGDSPKGKKRKKEANTEELNTPLFEAGKKVIERENLKISNEEMKILYGTSIPEGFAISPQTAHLMVSLLSEVVNSGTGFKAKELKRPAAGKTGTTNDETDCWFVAFTPDLLTGVWIGYDNKKKLGEKMTGGVIAAPVWLSYMQEVLKDKPVASFEPPKGFEVAKIDTLMGGSAPLSKKQEVAESTPEAAAAEKETSSSRGIEFLFGY; this is translated from the coding sequence ATGTCGTCCTCCTTGCCGCGCCTGAGTTTTTTCCAAAGACTGGACCGATTGGCCAAAATCCTGTTTGGGCTGACACTCCTTTCAACGATAGGCATCCTTGCCATCGGTCTCTATTTTTATCTCTATTTCTCGCGCGACCTTCCGAAACTGACCAGCATTACCGAATACAAACCCCCTCTCGTCAGCGAGGTCTACGCCGAAGATGGGCAGATGATCGGTGTCTTCTGGGATGAGTGCCGCACCCTTCTCCCCTACAAGGAGATCCCGGAATTGGTGATCAACGCCTTCGTTGCCAGTGAAGACTCCCGTTTCTGGGACCATCGCGGCGTCGATATCCGCAGTATCGTCAGGGCCTTTTATGAAAACCTCAAGGCGGGACATGTGGTCCAGGGGGGAAGCACCATCACCCAGCAGGTCGCCCGCTCCCTTCTCCTAACGCGGGAAAAGAAATTAGGGCGAAAAATCAAGGAGGCGATCCTCGCTACCCAGATCGAGCAACACCTCAGCAAAGAACAGATTCTTTTCTTATACCTAAACCAGATCTATCTGGGAAACCGGGCCTATGGGATCGAGGCGGCGGCAAGAAACTATTTTCATAAAAATGCCCGGGAGCTGACCTTGGCCGAAATCTCCATCATTGCCGGCCTCCCTTCAGCCCCCTCCTCATTCAACCCGATCATCTCGCCAAAACAGGCAAAAGAGAGACAGCAACATGTCTTGAACCAGATGGTGGACAACGGCTATGTCAAGAAAAAGGAGGCTGAGGCGGCCCTGAAGGAGCCTCTCAAGATCTACCGGGCCGGGATCGACAAGGAATTTAACAACCAGTACGCCCCTTACTTTACGGAGAACGTCCGGCGGGCCCTGATGGAGAAATACGGCAGCGACCTGATCTATCAAGGGGGCTTAAAGATCTACACCACCGCCGATCTCAAGGCAAACAAGGCGGCTGAAAAGGCGTTGAAGGACGGGCTCCGTTCCGTAGACCGGAGACAGGGGTTCCGCGGGCCGATCGAAACCGTCGCTCCCGCTCAAATCGGGGAGACTGCCGATCAGATCCATGCTGACATCGTTTCCCAGGAGGTTCCTTACGTGATGATCTCCGGTGACGGAGGGTTCGTGGAAACCGAAGAGATGCGTCACCCGACACTCAAGACCGATAAACCCTATAAAGCGGTGGTAACCGATACAGACCCGAAGTTTCTAAAAACCCTGATCGGTCATAAGAAGGGAATCATCCTGAATGAAGACAAGCAATGGGCCTGGCGGCCGCTCAAAAAGGGGGATCTCCTCTGGGTCCAGAAAAAAAATGCCAACCCGGATGATTCCTATTTTGTTCTAAGCCAGGAACCGAAGGTGGAAGGGGCCATTTTTTCCTATGAACCGGTAACTGGCAAGATCAGGGCGATCATCGGCGGGTATGATTTTGCCCGAAGTGAATTCAACCGGGCGACACAGGCTTACCGGCAACCGGGAAGCGCCTTCAAACCGATTATCTACAGCGCCGCGCTCGATAAAGGCTACTCTCCCAGAACCCCTGTCGTTGACGGTCCGGTCACATTTCAGGTCAGTTCCACCGAATTTTACAGCCCAAAAAATTATGGCAACAAGCATAATGGCCTGATGACTGTTCGAACGGCACTAGCCCATTCGGTCAACATCATCGCCGTTAAGATCTTCTACGATATCGGCGTCGATTACACGATCGCCTATGCCCGTAAACTGGGGATCACCACACCAATCCACCGCTATCTTTCCAGCGCCCTCGGCGCTTCCGATATCACCTTGCAGGATCTGACAACCGCCTATGGCACTTTTGCCAACCACGGTATCCGGCCCAAACTCTTCATGATCACAAAGGTCGTTGATCAAAACGGCAAGGTTCTGGAGCAATACCAGCCCCCTAAACAGCCCGAGGCTATTGTTATGGCCCAAGAGGGGTCCGAAGGGGATTCCCCGAAGGGGAAAAAACGGAAAAAGGAGGCCAACACCGAGGAACTGAACACACCCCTCTTTGAAGCCGGTAAAAAGGTCATTGAGAGGGAAAATCTGAAAATTTCCAACGAAGAGATGAAGATCCTTTACGGCACCAGCATCCCCGAGGGTTTTGCGATCTCCCCCCAAACAGCCCACCTGATGGTTAGTCTCCTCTCGGAGGTCGTCAACAGCGGCACCGGCTTCAAGGCGAAAGAGTTGAAACGTCCTGCCGCCGGGAAGACCGGAACCACCAACGATGAAACCGACTGCTGGTTCGTCGCCTTCACCCCGGACCTGCTTACCGGTGTCTGGATCGGTTATGACAACAAGAAAAAACTGGGGGAAAAGATGACCGGAGGTGTTATTGCCGCCCCTGTCTGGCTCTCCTATATGCAGGAGGTCCTGAAGGATAAACCGGTTGCTTCCTTTGAACCTCCCAAGGGATTCGAGGTGGCCAAGATCGATACCCTGATGGGTGGTTCAGCCCCCTTGAGCAAGAAACAGGAGGTCGCGGAATCGACACCGGAAGCGGCCGCGGCAGAAAAAGAGACCTCATCCTCCCGCGGGATTGAATTTTTATTTGGGTATTAA
- a CDS encoding twin-arginine translocase TatA/TatE family subunit produces MFDLGGGEITLVLILALIFIGPKRLPEIATTLGRWTKKAKKAVEDLREALEKEIK; encoded by the coding sequence ATGTTTGATCTTGGCGGCGGCGAAATAACCTTGGTCCTGATCCTGGCCCTGATCTTCATCGGGCCCAAGAGACTCCCTGAAATAGCAACAACCCTCGGCCGCTGGACGAAGAAGGCCAAAAAAGCGGTGGAAGATCTCCGCGAGGCCCTGGAAAAGGAAATCAAATGA
- the tatC gene encoding twin-arginine translocase subunit TatC, whose amino-acid sequence MNGELPELEAKAGILEHLTQLRVCLIRSFMALLASLVVTLYFSKQIYSLLERPMLKALPSGSSFIVTGPVEAITSYLKVSLIAGIFLASPFVFYQIWKFVAPGLYNRERKGAIGFVLTASLLFIGGASFGYFVVFPAGFPFFVSILEGTGIQYFPRMESYLDFTVKLLLGFGLAFLFPLFLFVLAKIGLVTPQQLSKARRYVVVLVFLLAGLLTPGPDILSQCLLAIPLLALYEIALLVIRFLWVKHP is encoded by the coding sequence ATGAATGGCGAATTACCGGAACTGGAGGCCAAGGCGGGCATTCTGGAACATCTAACCCAACTCCGGGTCTGCCTCATCCGCTCCTTCATGGCCCTCTTGGCCTCGCTCGTGGTCACACTCTATTTTTCAAAGCAGATCTATTCCCTCCTGGAAAGACCGATGCTTAAGGCCTTGCCAAGCGGGAGCAGTTTTATCGTGACCGGTCCGGTGGAGGCGATCACGAGCTACCTCAAGGTGTCCCTGATTGCCGGGATCTTTCTCGCCTCCCCGTTTGTCTTTTACCAGATCTGGAAATTCGTGGCCCCCGGACTTTATAACAGGGAGCGGAAGGGGGCGATCGGTTTTGTCCTGACCGCCAGCCTCCTTTTTATCGGCGGGGCCTCGTTTGGTTATTTTGTGGTTTTCCCGGCCGGTTTTCCCTTCTTCGTCAGCATCCTCGAAGGGACCGGTATTCAATATTTCCCCCGCATGGAGAGCTATCTTGATTTTACGGTCAAACTGCTCCTCGGTTTTGGGCTCGCTTTTCTCTTCCCGCTTTTTCTCTTCGTCCTGGCAAAGATCGGGTTGGTCACTCCTCAGCAATTGTCAAAAGCCAGACGTTATGTAGTCGTTCTTGTCTTTCTATTGGCCGGACTCCTCACCCCGGGACCGGATATCCTCTCCCAGTGTCTGCTCGCCATTCCGTTACTCGCGTTGTATGAGATTGCCCTGCTGGTGATCAGGTTTCTTTGGGTGAAGCACCCTTAG
- a CDS encoding methylmalonyl-CoA mutase gives MSEREEKDYLETLGFPGQFPFTRGVQPTMYRGRLWTMRQYAGFGTAEETNKRFKYLLAHGQTGLSVAFDLPTQMGYDSDHPMAKGEVGRVGVAIDSVEDMETLFSGIPLDKVSTSMTINATAMILLCLYRVVAEKQGVLLTALRGTVQNDILKEYIARGTYIYPVKPSLRLITDLFTDCQKNLPNWNVISVSGYHMREAGCTAVQEVAFTLLDGMTYLDAAIAAGLQVDAIAPQISFFFGVHNNFLEEIAKFRAARRLWAKIMKERYKAQKEDSLKLRFHSQTAGVSLTAQQPKNNIARVTLQALAAILGGTQSLHTNSFDEALALPTEESARIALRTQQIIAHESGVPNTVDPVAGSYAIESMTDEIEKGAKVYFDKVEKMGGMIPAIEKGFVQKEIQNAAFDYQKEVEAKRQVLVGVNEFCDDDKKEMPLHKIDPSIEKRQKAKVIAYKKQRNNKKINKVIKELEEGARGGENLMPLVLEAVGNQATLGEISDSLRKVFGLYRENIVV, from the coding sequence ATGAGTGAAAGAGAAGAGAAAGATTATCTGGAAACCCTTGGCTTTCCGGGCCAATTCCCTTTCACGCGTGGAGTTCAGCCGACAATGTATCGTGGCCGGCTCTGGACCATGAGGCAATACGCCGGTTTCGGGACGGCGGAGGAGACCAACAAGCGGTTCAAGTATCTACTCGCCCACGGACAGACCGGACTTTCGGTTGCCTTCGACCTGCCAACCCAAATGGGGTACGACTCCGACCACCCGATGGCGAAGGGAGAGGTGGGGCGGGTCGGGGTGGCGATCGACTCGGTCGAGGATATGGAAACCCTCTTTTCCGGCATCCCGCTGGACAAGGTTTCCACATCCATGACGATCAATGCGACGGCGATGATTCTTCTCTGTCTTTATAGGGTTGTTGCTGAAAAACAGGGAGTCCTGCTGACAGCGCTACGGGGGACGGTGCAGAATGATATTTTGAAGGAATACATCGCCCGCGGGACCTATATTTATCCTGTCAAACCGTCGCTTCGTCTGATCACCGATCTTTTTACCGACTGTCAGAAAAATCTCCCCAACTGGAATGTCATCAGTGTTTCCGGTTACCATATGAGGGAGGCGGGATGTACGGCGGTGCAGGAGGTGGCTTTTACCCTTTTGGACGGGATGACCTATCTGGATGCGGCGATCGCCGCCGGTTTGCAGGTGGATGCTATCGCCCCGCAAATTTCGTTTTTTTTCGGAGTTCACAACAATTTTCTGGAAGAGATTGCCAAATTTCGGGCGGCGAGAAGGCTCTGGGCCAAAATCATGAAGGAGCGGTACAAGGCGCAGAAGGAGGATTCACTCAAACTCCGTTTTCACAGCCAGACCGCCGGCGTCTCCCTGACGGCGCAACAACCTAAAAATAATATTGCCCGGGTGACCCTTCAGGCGTTGGCCGCCATACTCGGAGGGACACAGTCCCTCCATACCAACTCGTTTGATGAGGCGTTGGCATTGCCGACGGAGGAGTCGGCCCGGATTGCCCTTCGGACCCAGCAGATCATTGCGCATGAATCGGGGGTCCCCAACACGGTTGACCCGGTGGCTGGTTCTTATGCGATCGAGTCCATGACTGATGAGATTGAAAAAGGGGCGAAGGTCTATTTCGACAAGGTGGAGAAAATGGGGGGGATGATCCCGGCGATCGAAAAAGGGTTTGTGCAGAAAGAGATCCAGAATGCCGCTTTTGATTATCAAAAAGAGGTGGAGGCCAAAAGACAGGTCCTTGTCGGGGTGAACGAATTTTGTGACGATGACAAGAAGGAGATGCCCCTGCATAAGATCGACCCCTCTATTGAGAAAAGGCAGAAAGCAAAGGTAATAGCGTATAAAAAACAAAGAAATAACAAAAAGATAAACAAAGTTATTAAAGAATTAGAAGAAGGTGCGAGGGGTGGTGAAAATCTGATGCCTCTTGTCTTGGAGGCGGTTGGGAATCAGGCAACCTTGGGGGAGATCTCGGATAGTTTAAGAAAGGTCTTTGGGCTTTATCGGGAAAATATTGTCGTCTAA
- a CDS encoding biotin/lipoyl-binding protein, with translation MSNNQASPSIDYRVLGPGHYSLLVDGKSYEVFVRKEKQGFVVEIDGWVDHPYLIPVGSERANGESSSQAASGNEVVVSPMPGRVIGIKVQVGQAVKPGDSLVVVEAMKMENELQTSVSGTVKEILVKQGQTVEAGQGLVVIE, from the coding sequence ATGAGTAATAACCAGGCGAGCCCCTCTATTGACTACAGAGTTTTGGGTCCGGGACATTACTCCCTGCTTGTGGATGGAAAATCTTACGAGGTTTTTGTCCGCAAAGAAAAACAGGGTTTTGTTGTCGAGATTGACGGTTGGGTGGATCACCCTTACCTGATTCCGGTTGGATCGGAGAGGGCCAACGGGGAGTCTTCATCTCAAGCTGCTTCTGGTAACGAGGTTGTCGTTTCTCCGATGCCGGGAAGGGTGATCGGGATCAAGGTTCAGGTGGGGCAAGCGGTCAAACCGGGGGACAGCTTGGTTGTCGTTGAGGCGATGAAGATGGAGAATGAACTCCAGACAAGCGTCTCCGGTACGGTTAAAGAAATTCTTGTCAAACAAGGACAAACGGTCGAGGCGGGGCAGGGTCTGGTGGTGATTGAATGA
- a CDS encoding acetyl-CoA carboxylase biotin carboxylase subunit — protein sequence MFKKILIANRGEIALRVIRTCRELGIQTVAVYSEADRLSLPVRFAEEAYLLGPAPARESYLDIDKILAVAKKAGVEAIHPGYGFLSENADFAERCQEEGIVFIGPSPKAMAASGDKLAARELAKKAKVPSVPGLLAVLQDAVEAKREAALMKYPVILKARAGGGGKGMRRVNRVEEMESAFRLASSEAAQSFRDGSLYMEKYIENPHHVELQILGDKKGNIICLGERECSVQRRHQKIIEESPSPFISEKTRQAMIKAAIQLGKAAGYYGAGTVECLVDKNQKFYFLEVNARLQVEHPVTEMVTGLDLVRAQIEIAAGGKLSEIVGANPRVRPSGKGRHMGLPLHGYAMECRIYAEDPDHDFLPSPGKITHLRNPEGPGVRVDSAVYPGCEISVYYDPMIAKLITWGRTRQEAIQRMRRALKEYEIIGIKTNISFHKRILEHPDFLKGRYDTGWIERNIFELKRERRQGLEEIAKIAVEIHQKTSLLKEERSEGAESRWKTISLQEGLR from the coding sequence ATGTTCAAAAAAATTCTTATCGCCAACCGTGGAGAGATTGCCCTCAGGGTGATCCGGACCTGCCGGGAGTTGGGGATCCAAACGGTAGCGGTCTATTCGGAGGCGGATCGCCTTTCTCTCCCTGTCCGGTTTGCAGAGGAGGCCTATCTTTTGGGACCGGCTCCGGCGCGCGAGAGCTATCTCGATATTGATAAAATTCTGGCGGTGGCCAAAAAAGCGGGTGTGGAGGCGATCCACCCCGGCTACGGTTTTCTGTCCGAGAACGCCGACTTTGCTGAGCGGTGTCAGGAAGAGGGGATTGTCTTCATCGGCCCTTCCCCAAAGGCGATGGCCGCTTCGGGAGACAAGCTGGCGGCCAGGGAATTGGCCAAAAAGGCCAAGGTTCCTTCTGTTCCCGGTCTCCTGGCTGTTCTCCAGGATGCGGTTGAAGCCAAGCGGGAAGCGGCTTTGATGAAATACCCGGTGATCCTCAAGGCGAGGGCAGGGGGGGGAGGCAAGGGGATGCGTCGGGTAAATCGGGTTGAGGAGATGGAGTCCGCCTTCCGTCTCGCCAGCTCTGAAGCAGCACAGTCTTTTAGAGACGGTTCTCTTTACATGGAAAAATATATTGAGAACCCGCACCATGTAGAATTGCAGATCTTGGGGGATAAAAAAGGGAACATCATTTGTCTTGGGGAGAGGGAGTGTTCGGTTCAAAGGAGGCACCAGAAGATTATTGAAGAGTCTCCCTCGCCGTTTATTTCTGAGAAAACGAGGCAGGCGATGATCAAAGCGGCGATCCAGCTTGGAAAGGCGGCTGGTTATTACGGGGCGGGGACGGTGGAATGTCTTGTCGATAAGAATCAAAAATTCTATTTTTTGGAGGTGAACGCCCGTCTGCAGGTGGAACATCCAGTGACAGAGATGGTGACCGGGCTTGATCTGGTACGGGCCCAGATCGAGATTGCGGCGGGGGGAAAATTGTCAGAAATTGTAGGGGCGAACCCACGTGTTCGCCCATCTGGGAAGGGCAGACACATGGGTCTGCCCCTACATGGTTACGCAATGGAATGTCGTATCTACGCCGAAGATCCGGATCACGATTTCCTCCCTTCACCGGGAAAGATCACCCATCTGCGTAACCCTGAAGGACCCGGTGTTCGCGTCGATTCGGCCGTTTACCCGGGCTGTGAAATCTCCGTCTACTACGACCCGATGATCGCCAAACTGATCACCTGGGGAAGGACACGGCAGGAGGCGATACAGAGGATGCGGCGTGCCTTGAAGGAATACGAAATCATCGGGATCAAGACGAATATCTCTTTTCATAAACGGATTCTCGAACACCCCGATTTTCTGAAGGGGAGATACGATACCGGTTGGATCGAACGAAACATTTTTGAATTGAAGAGGGAAAGGCGCCAAGGGTTGGAGGAGATCGCAAAAATCGCGGTGGAGATTCATCAGAAGACTTCTCTTCTTAAGGAGGAGAGGAGCGAGGGGGCGGAGTCTCGTTGGAAGACCATCTCTTTGCAAGAGGGACTCCGATGA
- a CDS encoding DoxX family protein, with amino-acid sequence MRQTYDKLVSLASHLQSPLLLLLRLYWGAQFILAGKGKLTNIEKVFEFFQGLHIPLPLASAYLVGSTELLGGMLLVLGLGSRLAAIPLSITMIVAYLTAHIEATRNILSDPENFIDQAPFLFLLVTLILLAFGPGRFSLDAWLEKKIRL; translated from the coding sequence ATGAGACAGACCTATGACAAACTAGTTTCCCTTGCCAGTCACCTGCAAAGCCCTCTCCTCTTGCTCCTGAGGCTCTACTGGGGGGCACAGTTTATCCTGGCAGGAAAGGGGAAACTAACAAATATTGAAAAGGTTTTTGAATTCTTCCAGGGTCTTCATATTCCTTTACCACTCGCCAGCGCCTATCTGGTCGGCAGCACCGAACTTCTGGGAGGGATGCTTCTCGTCCTCGGCCTTGGCTCAAGGCTTGCGGCAATCCCCCTTTCGATCACCATGATCGTGGCCTATCTCACGGCCCATATCGAAGCGACACGAAATATTCTGAGCGACCCCGAGAATTTTATCGATCAGGCTCCATTTCTCTTTTTGCTGGTAACGTTGATCCTTCTGGCCTTCGGGCCGGGTCGGTTCTCTCTCGATGCCTGGTTGGAGAAAAAAATCAGGTTATAG